Proteins from a genomic interval of Musa acuminata AAA Group cultivar baxijiao chromosome BXJ1-9, Cavendish_Baxijiao_AAA, whole genome shotgun sequence:
- the LOC135593849 gene encoding zinc finger protein 1-like: MAVDTVETAVALVQPQPPPRSEMSEDELPPVEGWAKRKRSKRHHRFFDHPPTDEEYLALCLMMLARGGSGHHLPPVSTASAAATPTPTAKVGFKCSVCGKAFGSYQALGGHKASHRKLNASSGGEEPSAAVSPAASASGSSAAAGATTTGGKVHQCSVCFKTFPTGQALGGHKRRHYDGSLGSGSATASTASEGASSSRKGFDLNLPATAEFALDVSRLCVAMAEEEEVQSPMAFKKARLLIPA, from the coding sequence ATGGCCGTGGACACTGTCGAGACTGCCGTCGCTTTGGTTCAGCCGCAGCCGCCGCCGAGATCGGAGATGAGCGAGGACGAGCTCCCGCCCGTCGAGGGGTGGGCGAAGCGGAAGCGCTCGAAGCGCCACCACCGTTTCTTCGACCACCCCCCGACCGACGAGGAGTACCTGGCCCTCTGCCTCATGATGCTCGCCCGCGGCGGTTCCGGCCACCACCTCCCGCCCGTCTCCACCGCCTCTGCCGCGGCGACTCCTACGCCCACCGCGAAGGTCGGGTTCAAGTGCTCCGTCTGCGGCAAGGCCTTCGGTTCCTACCAAGCGCTAGGAGGGCACAAGGCGAGCCACCGCAAGCTCAACGCCAGCAGCGGCGGGGAGGAGCCCTCCGCCGCCGTGTCCCCGGCCGCTTCCGCTTCCGGCTCCTCCGCCGCAGCAGGCGCCACCACCACCGGCGGCAAAGTGCACCAGTGCTCCGTGTGCTTCAAGACGTTCCCGACGGGGCAGGCGCTGGGCGGGCACAAGAGGAGACACTACGATGGGAGCCTCGGCAGCGGGTCGGCCACCGCGTCGACGGCGTCGGAGGGCGCCAGCTCGAGCCGCAAGGGGTTCGATCTGAACCTACCGGCGACGGCGGAGTTCGCGTTGGATGTCAGCCGGCTGTGCGTGGccatggcggaggaggaggaagtgcAGAGCCCTATGGCCTTCAAGAAGGCGAGACTTCTGATTCCGGCATAG
- the LOC135594403 gene encoding LOB domain-containing protein 36-like, with the protein MSSSSPCAACKLLRRKCTPECIFAPHFPPDQPAKFANVHRVFGASNVAKLLKQLRPEQREDAVASLSYEAEARLRDPVHGCVGYIYLLQHKLKEVQHDLSNAKRELSTYIGPVAFGPNLPHQYHHQLQGVSPSPFGIRGMGIGTGLALSAPATWPQGQMLIMSEQHQHQRQQMPEMHQAAVETPVAAREQEMFTSYPQIQGYDRMAGGAAVVATVSAQLFNSPSAAEQRHPQPQQYAERLWAKARGEGRSGANPSA; encoded by the coding sequence ATGTCGTCGAGCTCGCCATGCGCGGCGTGCAAGCTCTTGAGGCGTAAGTGCACGCCCGAGTGCATATTTGCACCACATTTTCCGCCGGACCAGCCGGCGAAGTTCGCCAACGTGCATCGAGTCTTCGGGGCGAGCAACGTCGCGAAGCTGCTCAAGCAACTCCGCCCAGAGCAGCGCGAGGACGCGGTGGCGTCACTGTCATACGAGGCGGAGGCGCGGCTGCGTGACCCCGTCCACGGGTGTGTCGGCTATATCTACCTCCTCCAGCACAAGCTCAAGGAGGTGCAGCATGATCTGAGTAACGCGAAGCGGGAGCTCTCCACCTACATTGGCCCCGTCGCGTTCGGGCCCAATCTTCCCCATCAGTACCATCACCAGCTACAGGGGGTTTCTCCGTCGCCATTTGGGATTCGGGGGATGGGTATTGGAACGGGGCTGGCACTCTCGGCGCCTGCTACATGGCCCCAGGGGCAGATGCTGATCATGAGCGAGCAGCATCAGCATCAAAGGCAGCAAATGCCAGAGATGCACCAGGCCGCAGTGGAAACTCCCGTGGCTGCAAGAGAGCAGGAGATGTTCACCAGTTACCCACAGATCCAGGGGTATGATCGGATGGCCGGTGGCGCTGCAGTTGTGGCTACAGTCTCAGCACAGCTGTTCAACAGCCCATCTGCAGCAGAGCAGCGGCATCCGCAACCTCAGCAATACGCTGAGCGACTATGGGCGAAGGCTAGGGGTGAGGGGAGGAGCGGAGCAAACCCTTCCGCTTGA
- the LOC135593847 gene encoding transcription factor HHO2-like has translation MGSAVADVVLDLNLCAVRAVGGSLKEAAALESGDGRVAKLEEYVRSLEEERRKIEAFKRELPLCMILLTDLIEGLKQELKQCRDGRPTHVFEEVIPVKHKREDEGRLKPEADCKDKMSWMSSAQLWSVNSREDKSDSDRNVTEERNGSRDQREEKEKEDNLFLESTSRNGRGAFVPFKGISGPKIKSKEETKTTVMLPDLSLLSPAGNSASSPVSATVEGHPVGGSGSKGVGRAPVSAPTISGAHLSLQVQQQQQQQQLPRKARRCWSSELHRRFVLALEELGGPQVATPKQIRDLMKVDGLTNDEVKSHLQKYRLHTRKMPNATSSISQPVMVMRGLCVPDENYTTLPRSASHSGSPESPLQLSNSNHAISANAGDSCEEVDEKSENYNLR, from the exons ATGGGATCTGCGGTGGCGGATGTCGTGCTGGACCTGAATCTATGTGCCGTGAGAGCCGTCGGCGGCTCACTCAAGGAGGCGGCGGCGCTCGAGAGCGGCGACGGTAGGGTGGCGAAGCTGGAGGAGTACGTGAGAAGcttagaagaggagaggagaaagatcgaagctttcaAACGCGAGCTCCCTCTCTGCATGATTCTCCTCACCGACt TGATCGAAGGTTTGAAGCAAGAGCTGAAGCAGTGCCGGGATGGGAGGCCCACGCATGTCTTCGAGGAGGTCATTCCCGTTAAGCATAAGCGCGAGGATGAGGGAAGGCTGAAGCCGGAAGCAGATTGCAAGGATAAGATGAGCTGGATGAGCTCTGCTCAGCTGTGGAGTGTTAATTCTCGAGAAGACAAGAGCGACAGTGATAGGAACGTCACAGAAGAG AGAAATGGAAGCCGGGATCAgcgggaggagaaggagaaggaggataACTTGTTCTTGGAATCCACGAGCCGGAACGGCAGGGGCGCGTTCGTGCCTTTTAAGGGCATATCCGGCCCTAAAATCAAATCAAAGGAGGAGACGAAGACCACGGTGATGCTGCCTGACCTCTCCCTGCTGTCACCTGCAGGCAACAGCGCTTCTTCCCCTGTTTCTGCCACCGTTGAGGGCCACCCGGTTGGTGGCTCGGGCTCTAAGGGCGTCGGTAGAGCTCCGGTGTCAGCTCCGACGATCTCAGGTGCCCACCTCAGCTTGCAggtgcagcaacagcagcagcagcagcagcttccgAGGAAGGCGAGGCGGTGCTGGTCGTCGGAGCTCCATCGCCGGTTTGTCCTTGCTCTTGAAGAGCTCGGTGGACCTCAAG TGGCTACTCCAAAGCAGATCAGAGATCTGATGAAAGTTGATGGTCTCACCAATGATGAAGTGAAAAGCCATCTGCAG AAATACCGACTGCATACTCGAAAGATGCCTAATGCTACATCTTCTATTAGCCAACCGGTTATGGTTATGAGAGGTTTGTGTGTTCCTGATGAGAACTACACTACTTTACCACGGAGTGCTTCCCACTCTGGCTCTCCTGAAAGCCCTCTTCAGTTATCTAATTCTAACCATGCGATCTCTGCTAATGCTGGAGATAGCTGTGAGGAAGTAGATGAGAAGTCAGAGAActataacttgagatga
- the LOC103999129 gene encoding uncharacterized protein At2g23090-like encodes MGGGNGQKSKIARERNMEKNKAAKGSQLESNKKAMTIQCKVCMQTFMCTTSEVKCREHAEAKHPKSDVSQCFPHLKK; translated from the exons ATGGGAGGTGGCAATGGCCAGAAGTCGAAGATAGCGCGCGAGAGGAACATGGAGAAGAACAAAGCGGCCAAGG GAAGCCAGCTGGAATCGAACAAGAAGGCTATGACCATCCAG TGCAAGGTATGCATGCAAACCTTTATGTGTACGACATCAGAAGTCAAATGCAGAGAACATGCCGAAGCAAAGCATCCAAAGTCTGATGTGTCTCAGTGCTTCCCCCATCTTAAGAAGTAG
- the LOC135593848 gene encoding protein SNOWY COTYLEDON 3-like — protein sequence MVAAIPAATAATPTVTTRPQAQKKIPNLSPRRRDPTCSAQPPLSLSEKNNAVAPKCPHTKEMGSRYLASYSPSSSSTSVAKCGSFPSASASSSSKGPSFASSSCYSASTVSSSSSSTANSSHRRSHSPLPTPRPSTPVALPRSCTPSRSKSVDRTRPADTAIRHATNNPTELSSAAARVLRTTTRSLSVSFQGESFSYQTSKVRNVSPSPNRRPTPERRGPVTPAATPARSSFKSESARPFDNHHRWPGTRTQQLTPLTRSLDCSIGEKDSVLAAMRSLRHSIVLNEGARRASFDGGDLSLSFDIDSLSSGGNSVSHERTTLPPRGRATSRGIDVPSRFLQEKGHRLHRLSGPGMPQPSTGLKSTVPTKLVPAKKSLANGLLSSPASAPSTHYGSFRPSSPSKLTAASPRGIPGVQRVTNSLVTSSPNVVSLPVNAASIFNFTADIKRGKTGERRIKDAHQLRILYNRLLQWRWVNAQANDNFLAQKLDDEKYLYDAWITTTKMHESTAIKKFKLQTDRQHVKLNSILKGQITYLEEWSLVDQDHSSALLGAIEALKASTICLPIVNGAKADFQELRNAVSSAVDVMQAIGTSIWTVLSKVERRSSMVSELADFATKEQALMDQCRNLLSTVSAIHVKQCSLLGHITQLSRPSLIQL from the exons ATGGTTGCTGCCATCCCGGCAGCTACCGCCGCCACCCCGACGGTGACCACCCGCCCTCAAGCTCAGAAGAAGATCCCGAACCTCTCTCCTCGCCGCCGCGATCCCACTTGCTCCGCCCAGCCGCCGCTGTCCCTCTCCGAGAAGAACAATGCCGTCGCCCCCAAGTGCCCCCACACGAAGGAGATGGGTTCCCGCTACCTGGCCTCTTACTCCCCTTCCTCATCTTCCACTTCGGTTGCTAAATGTGGCTCCTTTCCGTCTgcttccgcctcctcctcctcgaaagGTCCTtcctttgcttcttcttcttgttattcCGCTTCGactgtgtcctcttcctcttcttctactgcTAATTCTTCTCATCGACGCTCCCATTCGCCTCTCCCCACTCCCCGACCCTCTACTCCGGTGGCACTGCCCCGGTCTTGCACGCCCAGCCGATCCAAATCCGTCGACCGCACTCGACCCGCCGATACCGCGATTCGCCATGCCACTAATAACCCCACCGAACTCTCCTCCGCTGCCGCCAGAGTCCTTCGTACGACCACCAGGAGTCTCTCTGTTTCCTTCCAAGGTGAGTCCTTCTCCTACCAGACCAGCAAGGTCAGAAATGTCTCTCCTTCCCCAAACAGGAGGCCGACTCCGGAGCGGCGGGGGCCTGTCACTCCCGCGGCCACTCCGGCAAGGAGCAGTTTTAAGTCGGAGAGTGCCAGACCGTTCGACAACCACCACCGATGGCCCGGGACCAGGACTCAGCAGTTGACTCCACTTACGAGGAGCTTGGACTGCTCCATTGGTGAGAAAGATTCGGTCTTGGCAGCCATGCGATCCCTGAGGCATTCCATAGTTCTCAATGAAGGTGCAAGGAGGGCCTCATTTGACGGTGGTGACCTGTCCCTCTCATTCGACATTGATAGCTTGTCTTCTGGTGGCAATTCGGTGTCACATGAGCGCACTACTCTGCCACCAAGGGGGCGGGCAACATCCCGTGGAATTGATGTTCCTTCAAGGTTTCTGCAAGAGAAGGGACACCGGTTACACAGATTGTCAGGGCCAGGTATGCCGCAACCATCAACTGGACTGAAGAGCACAGTCCCTACCAAGCTTGTTCCAGCAAAGAAATCACTTGCAAATGGCCTTCTGTCGTCTCCTGCATCTGCACCTTCTACTCATTATGGTTCTTTCAGACCTTCTTCTCCTAGTAAGCTGACAGCTGCCTCACCAAGGGGCATCCCAGGTGTTCAACGGGTGACAAATAGCCTTGTGACAAGCTCCCCCAATGTTGTTTCGCTGCCTGTCAATGCTGCATCAATCTTTAACTTCACTGCTGATATCAAGAGAGGAAAAACTGGGGAGAGACGGATCAAGGATGCACACCAGTTAAGGATATTATATAACCGGCTCTTGCAGTGGCGGTGGGTTAATGCACAAGCGAATGACAACTTTCTTGCTCAAAAATTGGATGATGAG AAATATTTATATGATGCCTGGATAACTACCACAAAAATGCATGAGTCAACAGCAATTAAAAAATTCAAGCTACAAACGGACAGACAACATGTGAAGCTCAATTCTATTCTCAAGGGGCAG ATAACCTATCTGGAAGAATGGTCTCTTGTAGATCAAGACCATTCAAGTGCTTTACTTGGAGCCATTGAAGCATTAAAGGCAAGTACTATCTGCCTTCCAATTGTTAATGGAGCAAAG GCAGATTTTCAAGAGTTGAGAAATGCTGTTAGTTCAGCAGTTGATGTAATGCAGGCAATAGGAACCTCAATATGGACTGTATTGTCTAAG GTAGAAAGAAGAAGTTCCATGGTGTCTGAACTTGCTGATTTTGCAACCAAAGAACAAGCCTTGATGGACCAATGCAGAAATCTTTTGTCCACGGTATCAGCCATTCAT GTAAAACAATGTAGCTTGTTAGGTCATATAACACAGCTGAGCAGACCAAGCCTGATTCAATTATAG